Proteins co-encoded in one Malus sylvestris chromosome 9, drMalSylv7.2, whole genome shotgun sequence genomic window:
- the LOC126583616 gene encoding paired amphipathic helix protein Sin3-like 2 isoform X1, with translation MKRVRDDVYVGPQLKRPPCSSRGDSQSQIPGGGGGGGGVGVGGAGPIGGGGGGASQKLTTNDALSYLKEVKDMFLDQREKYDTFLEVMKDFKAQRTDTAGVIARVKELFKGHNNLILGFNTFLPKGYEITLDEDETPPKKTVEFEEAISFVNKIKKRFQNDDHVYKSFLDILNMYRKEHKDINEVYSEVAALFDEHPDLLDEFTRFLPDASAAASAHQAQYGRNSFPRFNERSSATPTFRPMHMEKQRRRDRIMTSHADRDLSVDCPELDDDKGTVKVQKEHRKRSEKENRDRRNRDDDDRELENDNSVYKLQRFPDKRKSTRKVEGFGLTANFAPYDDKDSLKSMYSQGFVFCEKVKERLCSQDDYQAFLKLLNIYSNGIIKRNDLQGLVTDLLGKYSDLMEEFNDFLERCENIDGFLAGVMSRKSLSSDGPVPFSRPVKVEDKDKEPKRETEGAKEKERYREKYWAKSIQELDLSNCERCTPSYRLLPEDYPIPSASQRSELGAQVLNDHWVSVTSGSEDYSFKHMRRNQYEESLFRCEDDRFELDMLLESVSSTAKRAEELLNSINENKISMETSIRIEDHFTALNLRCIERLYGDHGLDVVDILRKNPILALPVVLTRLKQKQEEWTRCRSDFNKVWADIYAKNHYKSLDHRSFYFKQQDSKNLSSKSLVAEIKELKEKKQIEDDILLAVAAGNRQSIVPHMEFEYLDISLHEDLYKLVQYSCEEVFSTKEQLNKAMRLYTTFLEPMLGVSSRPNDSEDDEDVDKSRNQAKNCTASSIGESDGSPGGDSATVNFKQPKSVCNEEENALAEVESLANGDNSAKEDGSRDADLVCRKDSISEKIQLEKDQKNMDVPKKRYLGTGMDNAWPSSQPSHPIGADNNHGRTSLEVLSGCAATTSRPGASISDNDHLQKGNADAVPLSEGVDNAKPALIANGVFPESTKVSSRHEESVGPSKIEKEEGELSPIADFGEDNFVVSGDAGVQAMPKANRSVESRPFQSGNGEDISCQEAGEHDADADDENSENVSEAGEDVSGSETAGDECSREEQGDDEDAEPDDIDGKAESEGEAEGMADGHLVGGDGTSSQLSERFLLSVKPLAKHVPGYLLEERKDSRVFYGNDNFYVLCRLHQILYERILSAKTSSTGAEMKWRTSKDGSSPDLYARFMSALYNLLDGSVDNAKFEDECRAIIGNQSYILFTLDKLIYKFVKQLQTVASDETDNKLLQLYEYEKSRKTGKLIDSVYHENARVLIHEENIYRLEFSSSPSRLSIQLMDSVSEKPEVFAVSMEPNFASYLHNEFLPVYPGKKEPHGITLQRNKRKYAGQDESSSFCKAMDGVQLVNGLECKIACNSSKISYVLDTEDYFFRVRRKRTSGARSPYCDQTRVQRFHKFLSISS, from the exons atgaagagagtgagagatgaTGTGTACGTCGGCCCTCAATTGAAGCGGCCCCCCTGTTCGTCTCGCGGGGACTC GCAATCTCAGATACCGgggggaggaggtggaggaggggGCGTTGGAGTAGGTGGAGCTGGGCccattggaggaggaggaggaggtgctTCACAGAAATTGACCACCAATGACGCTCTAAGCTATCTCAAAGAGGTGAAGGACATGTTTTTAGACCAAAGAGAAAAATACGATACGTTTCTTGAGGTTATGAAAGATTTCAAGGCCCAAAG AACTGACACAGCAGGTGTCATTGCAAGAGTAAAGGAATTATTTAAAGGGCATAACAACTTAATTTTGGGCTTTAATACCTTCTTGCCGAAGGGTTATGAGATAACCCTCGATGAAGATGAGACTCCACCAAAAAAGACAGTTGAGTTTGAGGAAGCTATCAGTTTTGTAAACAAGATAAAG AAACGTTTCCAAAATGATGATCATGTCTATAAATCATTCCTAGACATACTGAACATGTATCGAAAGGAGCACAAGGATATAAATGAGGTCTACAGTGAG GTTGCTGCTCTTTTTGATGAGCATCCCGATTTGCTTGATGAGTTCACCAGATTTTTACCAGATGCGTCAGCAGCAGCTTCAGCACATCAAGCTCAATACGGCCGCAATTCATTTCCACGTTTCAATGAGCGAAGCTCTGCTACACCCACATTTCGGCCAATGCATATGGAGAAG CAACGTAGGAGGGATAGGATCATGACATCCCATGCTGATCGTGATCTTAGTGTTGATTGTCCTGAGCTAGACGATGACAAAGGAACGGTGAAAGTTCAGAAGGAGCATAGAAAGCGTAGTGAAAAGGAGAATAGGGATAGAAGAAATCGGGACGATGATGATAGAGAATTAGAGAATGATAACAGTGTCTACAAATTGCAGCGTTTTCCTGACAAAAGAAAATCCACCAGGAAGGTTGAAGGTTTTGGTTTGACTGCTAACTTTGCTCCTTATGATGACAAAGACTCCTTAAAGA GCATGTACAGCCAGGGATTCGTTTTCTGTGAGAAGGTGAAGGAGAGGTTGTGTAGTCAAGATGACTACCAGGCATTTTTGAAGTTGCTTAACATTTATAGCAACGGAATAATTAAAAGGAATGATCTGCAAGGTTTG GTGACTGATTTATTGGGAAAGTATTCAGATCTTATGGAGGAGTTTAATGATTTTTTGGAGCGTTGTGAGAATATAG ATGGGTTCCTTGCTGGTGTTATGAGTAGAA AATCTCTGAGTAGTGATGGTCCTGTTCCTTTTTCTAGACCGGTGAAGGTAGAGGACAAAGATAAAGAGCCAAAGCGTGAAACGGAGGGAgctaaagaaaaggaaagatacAGGGAGAAGTATTGGGCAAAATCTATTCAAGAGCTTGATCTCTCTAACTGTGAACGTTGTACTCCAAGCTATCGGCTTCTGCCTGAAGAC TATCCAATACCTTCAGCAAGCCAGAGATCAGAACTTGGTGCTCAGGTTTTGAATGACCATTGGGTCTCTGTGACTTCAGGAAGTGAAGATTACTCTTTTAAACATATGCGCAGAAATCAGTATGAAGAAAGTCTGTTCAGATGCGAGGATGATAG GTTTGAGTTGGATATGTTGTTAGAGTCGGTGAGCTCAACTGCTAAGCGAGCAGAGGAACTCTTGAACAGCATTAATGAAAATAAGATCAGCATGGAAACTTCAATCCGTATTGAAGACCACTTCACTG CATTAAATTTAAGGTGCATTGAACGTTTATATGGTGACCATGGTCTTGATGTGGTGGACATACTGCGGAAAAATCCAATTCTGGCTTTGCCTGTTGTATTAACTCGCCTGAAGCAGAAACAAGAAGAGTGGACAAGGTGTAGATCCGATTTTAACAAGGTCTGGGCTGATATATATGCCAAAAACCATTACAAATCACTTGATCACCGGAGCTTCTATTTCAAGCAACAAGATTCAAAGAACTTGAGTAGCAAAT CTTTGGTGGCTGAGATCAAGGAATTGAAAGAGAAAAAGCAGATAGAGGATGATATCCTTCTGGCCGTTGCTGCTGGAAACAGGCAATCTATAGTTCCACATATGGAGTTTGAATACTTAGATATCAGCTTACATGAAGACTTGTATAAACTTGTCCAATATTCATGTGAAGAGGTTTTCTCAACAAAAGAACAATTAAATAAGGCTATGAGACTTTACACTACCTTTTTGGAGCCAATGCTGGGTGTTTCTTCTCGGCCCAATGATTcagaggatgatgaagatgttGACAAAAGTAGGAATCAGGCTAAGAATTGTACTGCGTCAAGCATAGGAGAAAGCGATGGAAGTCCTGGTGGTGATTCTGCCACAGTGAATTTTAAGCAGCCCAAATCTGTGTGtaatgaagaagaaaatgcTTTAGCAGAAGTGGAAAGTTTGGCTAACGGGGATAACTCGGCTAAAGAAGATGGAAGTCGTGATGCAGATCTTGTCTGTAGGAAAGATTCTATATCTGAGAAAATTCAACTAGAAAAAGACCAGAAGAATATGGATGTCCCTAAGAAAAGGTATCTGGGCACTGGCATGGACAATGCTTGGCCGTCCAGTCAACCATCACATCCAATTGGAGCAGATAATAATCATGGTAGAACGAGCTTGGAAGTGTTATCAG GGTGTGCTGCAACCACGTCAAGGCCTGGTGCTTCTATTAGTGACAATGACCATTTACAGAAAGGAAATGCTGATGCTGTTCCATTGTCAGAG GGTGTCGATAATGCAAAACCTGCTTTAATTGCTAATGGAGTGTTTCCAGAAAGCACTAAAGTTAGCAGTCGTCATGAAGAGTCTGTTGGGCCctccaaaattgaaaaggaagagGGGGAATTATCACCAATTGCTGACTTTGGGGAGGATAACTTTGTTGTCTCTGGAGATGCTGGGGTGCAAGCTATGCCTAAGGCAAACCGCAGTGTTGAAAGCCGACCGTTTCAGTCTGGGAATGGGGAAGACATTAGTTGTCAGGAAGCTGGAGAACATGATGCAGATGCAGATGATGAAAATAGTGAAAATGTTTCCGAGGCTGGTGAAGATGTCTCTGGCAGTGAGACAGCTGGTGATGAATGTTCCAGAGAAGAGCAAGGCGATGATGAAGACGCTGAACCGGATGACATTGATGGTAAGGCTGAGAGTGAAGGTGAGGCAGAAGGGATGGCGGATGGGCATCTTGTTGGAGGAGATGGAACGTCCTCGCAATTGTCAGAACGTTTTCTTTTGTCTGTGAAACCTCTTGCGAAGCATGTACCAGGTTATTTACTTGAAGAAAGGAAAGACTCTCGCGTTTTCTATGGGAATGATAATTTCTATGTGCTTTGCAGGCTTCATCAA ATTCTATACGAAAGGATTTTGTCTGCAAAAACAAGTTCCACAGGTGCAGAAATGAAATGGAGAACTTCAAAGGATGGCAGTTCTCCGGATCTGTATGCCAG ATTTATGAGTGCTCTATACAATTTGCTTGATGGATCTGTTGATAATGCAAAATTTGAGGATGAATGCCGAGCTATTATTGGAAACCAGTCTTATATATTATTCACCTTGGacaaattaatatataaattcgTCAAACAG CTTCAAACTGTTGCAAGTGATGAGACGGACAATAAGCTTCTTCAATTATATGAATATGAAAAGTCCCGGAAAACTGGGAAGTTAATTGATTCTGTTTATCATGAAAATGCACGGGTCCTCATTCATGAGGAGAATATTTACAGATTGGAATTT TCCTCTTCACCCTCCCGGCTGTCCATCCAGCTGATGGACAGTGTGAGTGAAAAGCCTGAGGTGTTTGCAGTTTCCATGGAACCTAATTTTGCATCTTATCTGCACAACGAATTTCTGCCGGTTTATCCTGGGAAAAAGGAGCCGCATGGGATTACCCTTCAGAG AAACAAGCGCAAATATGCAGGGCAAGATGAATCCTCTTCCTTTTGCAAGGCCATGGACGGTGTTCAGTTAGTCAATGGTTTGGAGTGCAAGATAGCTTGCAACTCATCCAAG ATCTCTTACGTTCTTGACACAGAAGATTACTTCTTCCGCGtgagaaggaaaaggacatCTGGGGCTCGATCACCATATTGTGATCAGACGAGAGTACAGCGATTCCACAAATTCTTATCAATCTCATCATAG
- the LOC126583616 gene encoding paired amphipathic helix protein Sin3-like 2 isoform X2 — MKRVRDDVYVGPQLKRPPCSSRGDSQSQIPGGGGGGGGVGVGGAGPIGGGGGGASQKLTTNDALSYLKEVKDMFLDQREKYDTFLEVMKDFKAQRTDTAGVIARVKELFKGHNNLILGFNTFLPKGYEITLDEDETPPKKTVEFEEAISFVNKIKKRFQNDDHVYKSFLDILNMYRKEHKDINEVYSEVAALFDEHPDLLDEFTRFLPDASAAASAHQAQYGRNSFPRFNERSSATPTFRPMHMEKQRRRDRIMTSHADRDLSVDCPELDDDKGTVKVQKEHRKRSEKENRDRRNRDDDDRELENDNSVYKLQRFPDKRKSTRKVEGFGLTANFAPYDDKDSLKSMYSQGFVFCEKVKERLCSQDDYQAFLKLLNIYSNGIIKRNDLQGLVTDLLGKYSDLMEEFNDFLERCENIESLSSDGPVPFSRPVKVEDKDKEPKRETEGAKEKERYREKYWAKSIQELDLSNCERCTPSYRLLPEDYPIPSASQRSELGAQVLNDHWVSVTSGSEDYSFKHMRRNQYEESLFRCEDDRFELDMLLESVSSTAKRAEELLNSINENKISMETSIRIEDHFTALNLRCIERLYGDHGLDVVDILRKNPILALPVVLTRLKQKQEEWTRCRSDFNKVWADIYAKNHYKSLDHRSFYFKQQDSKNLSSKSLVAEIKELKEKKQIEDDILLAVAAGNRQSIVPHMEFEYLDISLHEDLYKLVQYSCEEVFSTKEQLNKAMRLYTTFLEPMLGVSSRPNDSEDDEDVDKSRNQAKNCTASSIGESDGSPGGDSATVNFKQPKSVCNEEENALAEVESLANGDNSAKEDGSRDADLVCRKDSISEKIQLEKDQKNMDVPKKRYLGTGMDNAWPSSQPSHPIGADNNHGRTSLEVLSGCAATTSRPGASISDNDHLQKGNADAVPLSEGVDNAKPALIANGVFPESTKVSSRHEESVGPSKIEKEEGELSPIADFGEDNFVVSGDAGVQAMPKANRSVESRPFQSGNGEDISCQEAGEHDADADDENSENVSEAGEDVSGSETAGDECSREEQGDDEDAEPDDIDGKAESEGEAEGMADGHLVGGDGTSSQLSERFLLSVKPLAKHVPGYLLEERKDSRVFYGNDNFYVLCRLHQILYERILSAKTSSTGAEMKWRTSKDGSSPDLYARFMSALYNLLDGSVDNAKFEDECRAIIGNQSYILFTLDKLIYKFVKQLQTVASDETDNKLLQLYEYEKSRKTGKLIDSVYHENARVLIHEENIYRLEFSSSPSRLSIQLMDSVSEKPEVFAVSMEPNFASYLHNEFLPVYPGKKEPHGITLQRNKRKYAGQDESSSFCKAMDGVQLVNGLECKIACNSSKISYVLDTEDYFFRVRRKRTSGARSPYCDQTRVQRFHKFLSISS, encoded by the exons atgaagagagtgagagatgaTGTGTACGTCGGCCCTCAATTGAAGCGGCCCCCCTGTTCGTCTCGCGGGGACTC GCAATCTCAGATACCGgggggaggaggtggaggaggggGCGTTGGAGTAGGTGGAGCTGGGCccattggaggaggaggaggaggtgctTCACAGAAATTGACCACCAATGACGCTCTAAGCTATCTCAAAGAGGTGAAGGACATGTTTTTAGACCAAAGAGAAAAATACGATACGTTTCTTGAGGTTATGAAAGATTTCAAGGCCCAAAG AACTGACACAGCAGGTGTCATTGCAAGAGTAAAGGAATTATTTAAAGGGCATAACAACTTAATTTTGGGCTTTAATACCTTCTTGCCGAAGGGTTATGAGATAACCCTCGATGAAGATGAGACTCCACCAAAAAAGACAGTTGAGTTTGAGGAAGCTATCAGTTTTGTAAACAAGATAAAG AAACGTTTCCAAAATGATGATCATGTCTATAAATCATTCCTAGACATACTGAACATGTATCGAAAGGAGCACAAGGATATAAATGAGGTCTACAGTGAG GTTGCTGCTCTTTTTGATGAGCATCCCGATTTGCTTGATGAGTTCACCAGATTTTTACCAGATGCGTCAGCAGCAGCTTCAGCACATCAAGCTCAATACGGCCGCAATTCATTTCCACGTTTCAATGAGCGAAGCTCTGCTACACCCACATTTCGGCCAATGCATATGGAGAAG CAACGTAGGAGGGATAGGATCATGACATCCCATGCTGATCGTGATCTTAGTGTTGATTGTCCTGAGCTAGACGATGACAAAGGAACGGTGAAAGTTCAGAAGGAGCATAGAAAGCGTAGTGAAAAGGAGAATAGGGATAGAAGAAATCGGGACGATGATGATAGAGAATTAGAGAATGATAACAGTGTCTACAAATTGCAGCGTTTTCCTGACAAAAGAAAATCCACCAGGAAGGTTGAAGGTTTTGGTTTGACTGCTAACTTTGCTCCTTATGATGACAAAGACTCCTTAAAGA GCATGTACAGCCAGGGATTCGTTTTCTGTGAGAAGGTGAAGGAGAGGTTGTGTAGTCAAGATGACTACCAGGCATTTTTGAAGTTGCTTAACATTTATAGCAACGGAATAATTAAAAGGAATGATCTGCAAGGTTTG GTGACTGATTTATTGGGAAAGTATTCAGATCTTATGGAGGAGTTTAATGATTTTTTGGAGCGTTGTGAGAATATAG AATCTCTGAGTAGTGATGGTCCTGTTCCTTTTTCTAGACCGGTGAAGGTAGAGGACAAAGATAAAGAGCCAAAGCGTGAAACGGAGGGAgctaaagaaaaggaaagatacAGGGAGAAGTATTGGGCAAAATCTATTCAAGAGCTTGATCTCTCTAACTGTGAACGTTGTACTCCAAGCTATCGGCTTCTGCCTGAAGAC TATCCAATACCTTCAGCAAGCCAGAGATCAGAACTTGGTGCTCAGGTTTTGAATGACCATTGGGTCTCTGTGACTTCAGGAAGTGAAGATTACTCTTTTAAACATATGCGCAGAAATCAGTATGAAGAAAGTCTGTTCAGATGCGAGGATGATAG GTTTGAGTTGGATATGTTGTTAGAGTCGGTGAGCTCAACTGCTAAGCGAGCAGAGGAACTCTTGAACAGCATTAATGAAAATAAGATCAGCATGGAAACTTCAATCCGTATTGAAGACCACTTCACTG CATTAAATTTAAGGTGCATTGAACGTTTATATGGTGACCATGGTCTTGATGTGGTGGACATACTGCGGAAAAATCCAATTCTGGCTTTGCCTGTTGTATTAACTCGCCTGAAGCAGAAACAAGAAGAGTGGACAAGGTGTAGATCCGATTTTAACAAGGTCTGGGCTGATATATATGCCAAAAACCATTACAAATCACTTGATCACCGGAGCTTCTATTTCAAGCAACAAGATTCAAAGAACTTGAGTAGCAAAT CTTTGGTGGCTGAGATCAAGGAATTGAAAGAGAAAAAGCAGATAGAGGATGATATCCTTCTGGCCGTTGCTGCTGGAAACAGGCAATCTATAGTTCCACATATGGAGTTTGAATACTTAGATATCAGCTTACATGAAGACTTGTATAAACTTGTCCAATATTCATGTGAAGAGGTTTTCTCAACAAAAGAACAATTAAATAAGGCTATGAGACTTTACACTACCTTTTTGGAGCCAATGCTGGGTGTTTCTTCTCGGCCCAATGATTcagaggatgatgaagatgttGACAAAAGTAGGAATCAGGCTAAGAATTGTACTGCGTCAAGCATAGGAGAAAGCGATGGAAGTCCTGGTGGTGATTCTGCCACAGTGAATTTTAAGCAGCCCAAATCTGTGTGtaatgaagaagaaaatgcTTTAGCAGAAGTGGAAAGTTTGGCTAACGGGGATAACTCGGCTAAAGAAGATGGAAGTCGTGATGCAGATCTTGTCTGTAGGAAAGATTCTATATCTGAGAAAATTCAACTAGAAAAAGACCAGAAGAATATGGATGTCCCTAAGAAAAGGTATCTGGGCACTGGCATGGACAATGCTTGGCCGTCCAGTCAACCATCACATCCAATTGGAGCAGATAATAATCATGGTAGAACGAGCTTGGAAGTGTTATCAG GGTGTGCTGCAACCACGTCAAGGCCTGGTGCTTCTATTAGTGACAATGACCATTTACAGAAAGGAAATGCTGATGCTGTTCCATTGTCAGAG GGTGTCGATAATGCAAAACCTGCTTTAATTGCTAATGGAGTGTTTCCAGAAAGCACTAAAGTTAGCAGTCGTCATGAAGAGTCTGTTGGGCCctccaaaattgaaaaggaagagGGGGAATTATCACCAATTGCTGACTTTGGGGAGGATAACTTTGTTGTCTCTGGAGATGCTGGGGTGCAAGCTATGCCTAAGGCAAACCGCAGTGTTGAAAGCCGACCGTTTCAGTCTGGGAATGGGGAAGACATTAGTTGTCAGGAAGCTGGAGAACATGATGCAGATGCAGATGATGAAAATAGTGAAAATGTTTCCGAGGCTGGTGAAGATGTCTCTGGCAGTGAGACAGCTGGTGATGAATGTTCCAGAGAAGAGCAAGGCGATGATGAAGACGCTGAACCGGATGACATTGATGGTAAGGCTGAGAGTGAAGGTGAGGCAGAAGGGATGGCGGATGGGCATCTTGTTGGAGGAGATGGAACGTCCTCGCAATTGTCAGAACGTTTTCTTTTGTCTGTGAAACCTCTTGCGAAGCATGTACCAGGTTATTTACTTGAAGAAAGGAAAGACTCTCGCGTTTTCTATGGGAATGATAATTTCTATGTGCTTTGCAGGCTTCATCAA ATTCTATACGAAAGGATTTTGTCTGCAAAAACAAGTTCCACAGGTGCAGAAATGAAATGGAGAACTTCAAAGGATGGCAGTTCTCCGGATCTGTATGCCAG ATTTATGAGTGCTCTATACAATTTGCTTGATGGATCTGTTGATAATGCAAAATTTGAGGATGAATGCCGAGCTATTATTGGAAACCAGTCTTATATATTATTCACCTTGGacaaattaatatataaattcgTCAAACAG CTTCAAACTGTTGCAAGTGATGAGACGGACAATAAGCTTCTTCAATTATATGAATATGAAAAGTCCCGGAAAACTGGGAAGTTAATTGATTCTGTTTATCATGAAAATGCACGGGTCCTCATTCATGAGGAGAATATTTACAGATTGGAATTT TCCTCTTCACCCTCCCGGCTGTCCATCCAGCTGATGGACAGTGTGAGTGAAAAGCCTGAGGTGTTTGCAGTTTCCATGGAACCTAATTTTGCATCTTATCTGCACAACGAATTTCTGCCGGTTTATCCTGGGAAAAAGGAGCCGCATGGGATTACCCTTCAGAG AAACAAGCGCAAATATGCAGGGCAAGATGAATCCTCTTCCTTTTGCAAGGCCATGGACGGTGTTCAGTTAGTCAATGGTTTGGAGTGCAAGATAGCTTGCAACTCATCCAAG ATCTCTTACGTTCTTGACACAGAAGATTACTTCTTCCGCGtgagaaggaaaaggacatCTGGGGCTCGATCACCATATTGTGATCAGACGAGAGTACAGCGATTCCACAAATTCTTATCAATCTCATCATAG